In one window of Massilibacterium senegalense DNA:
- a CDS encoding ferredoxin produces MAKFTIVDKETCIACGACGASAPDIYDYDDEGIAFVTLDDNQGVKEVPEELIDDMMDAFEGCPTDSIKVAEEAFDGDANKFE; encoded by the coding sequence ATGGCAAAATTTACAATTGTTGACAAAGAAACATGTATCGCATGTGGCGCATGTGGCGCTTCAGCACCAGACATCTATGATTACGATGATGAAGGTATCGCATTCGTTACATTAGATGACAACCAAGGTGTAAAAGAAGTTCCTGAAGAGTTAATTGACGATATGATGGATGCTTTTGAAGGTTGTCCAACTGACTCAATTAAAGTAGCAGAAGAAGCTTTTGACGGCGACGCTAACAAATTTGAGTAA
- a CDS encoding inorganic diphosphatase, whose product MSNNRVVEAFIEIPTGSQNKYEYDEERGIFKLDRVLFSPMFYPAEYGYLENTLALDGDPLDILVYTTNPTFPGCVIDARIIGVLIMSDDKGPDEKLLAVPAEDPRFKDIHTLADMPQHVLDEISHFFKVYKDLERKETNVVGWEDHEKASALIDECKVRFEQNK is encoded by the coding sequence ATGTCTAATAATCGCGTAGTTGAAGCTTTTATTGAAATTCCAACAGGTAGTCAAAATAAGTATGAATATGATGAAGAACGTGGCATTTTTAAATTAGACCGAGTTCTTTTTTCACCAATGTTTTATCCTGCAGAATACGGGTATTTAGAAAATACACTAGCTCTTGATGGAGATCCACTTGATATTTTAGTGTACACAACAAACCCTACATTCCCTGGTTGTGTCATTGACGCACGTATTATCGGTGTATTAATTATGAGTGACGACAAAGGACCTGATGAAAAACTTTTAGCAGTTCCAGCGGAAGATCCTCGTTTTAAAGATATTCATACACTTGCAGACATGCCACAACACGTATTAGATGAGATTTCTCATTTCTTTAAAGTTTATAAAGACTTAGAAAGAAAAGAAACAAATGTAGTGGGATGGGAAGATCACGAAAAAGCAAGTGCTTTAATCGACGAATGTAAAGTACGTTTTGAACAAAATAAATAA
- a CDS encoding rhodanese-like domain-containing protein produces MYKNIPVEQFVQEIKDGLLKNEMIVDVREWFEWNECHLSDAVLKPMQTIPHEMNQFSSEQEIYIVCAHGVRSEHVAHFLATNGFTNIINVQDGMAAIVALVGEDSELLKKGE; encoded by the coding sequence ATGTATAAAAACATACCAGTAGAACAGTTTGTTCAAGAAATAAAAGATGGTTTATTAAAAAATGAGATGATTGTTGATGTGCGGGAATGGTTTGAATGGAACGAATGTCATTTATCAGATGCCGTTTTAAAACCAATGCAAACCATTCCGCATGAAATGAACCAATTTTCATCAGAACAAGAAATATACATTGTTTGTGCGCATGGTGTCCGTAGCGAACATGTTGCGCATTTTTTAGCTACAAATGGATTTACAAACATAATAAATGTACAAGATGGGATGGCAGCAATTGTTGCTTTAGTGGGAGAAGATAGCGAGTTATTAAAAAAGGGAGAATGA